One segment of Vibrio mimicus DNA contains the following:
- the nrfC gene encoding cytochrome c nitrite reductase Fe-S protein — protein MSCSRRHFLAGSGALIMTTGIAGTAVINSRYVLAAVQEEDNIRYAMVHDETACIGCTACTEACREVNKVPEGVSRLEIIRSAPQGEFPNVDYRFTRKSCQHCENPPCVYVCPTGAAYKDEATGIVDVHKERCVGCGYCIAACPYQVRFFHPVTHSADKCNFCRDTNLAQGKQPACVESCPTKALTFGDLNDPTSTVNQLLATRTVYRDKVQLGTSPKLYKIPHQKGEV, from the coding sequence ATGAGCTGTTCAAGACGTCATTTTCTCGCGGGTTCCGGAGCTTTAATCATGACCACAGGCATTGCGGGTACGGCAGTGATCAATAGTCGCTATGTGCTTGCAGCCGTGCAGGAAGAGGACAATATACGTTACGCCATGGTGCATGATGAAACCGCTTGTATTGGCTGTACCGCGTGTACCGAAGCGTGTCGTGAAGTGAACAAAGTGCCTGAGGGAGTCTCCCGTTTGGAGATTATTCGCAGTGCTCCGCAAGGTGAGTTTCCGAATGTGGACTACCGTTTTACTCGCAAATCTTGCCAACATTGTGAGAATCCGCCTTGTGTGTATGTCTGTCCTACAGGGGCCGCTTACAAAGATGAAGCGACAGGCATTGTCGATGTGCATAAGGAGCGCTGTGTGGGCTGTGGTTATTGCATTGCTGCTTGCCCTTATCAAGTGCGCTTTTTCCATCCGGTCACTCATTCAGCGGATAAGTGTAATTTCTGCCGAGATACCAATTTGGCGCAAGGCAAACAGCCTGCGTGTGTGGAATCTTGCCCCACTAAGGCGCTGACATTTGGCGATTTAAACGATCCGACCAGTACAGTCAATCAACTGCTGGCGACCCGCACGGTCTACCGAGATAAAGTGCAGCTGGGTACCAGCCCTAAACTGTATAAGATCCCGCATCAGAAAGGGGAGGTGTAA
- the nrfB gene encoding cytochrome c nitrite reductase pentaheme subunit: protein MGKVQFAIAIMLKSLLAFCLYGYSIYAVAESSDKKSEASPQRHEVTFIRDADYKCVQCHKDAKNTLLESHSEQALQQEGRELNCTNCHSNIGPEHRNGAEDVTKYFSAQSQPGNEKVYLDPEQILQANKVCMDCHQPDTLREKSWTHDVHAKNLTCSNCHTVHAMDAKVLSFDHKQKIKLCVDCHSDFKAKEEEK, encoded by the coding sequence ATGGGCAAAGTTCAATTTGCCATAGCCATAATGCTGAAGTCCCTTCTTGCATTTTGTCTCTATGGATATTCTATTTATGCCGTCGCGGAATCTTCTGATAAAAAATCGGAGGCATCTCCACAACGCCATGAAGTCACTTTCATCCGTGATGCTGATTACAAATGTGTTCAGTGCCATAAGGATGCCAAAAATACACTGCTTGAATCGCACAGTGAGCAAGCGCTGCAACAAGAAGGGCGTGAGCTGAACTGTACCAATTGCCACAGCAATATTGGCCCTGAACACCGTAATGGCGCTGAGGACGTGACCAAATATTTCAGTGCGCAATCGCAACCGGGCAACGAAAAGGTTTATCTGGATCCAGAGCAGATCTTGCAAGCCAACAAGGTTTGTATGGACTGCCATCAACCGGACACACTCCGTGAGAAAAGTTGGACGCACGATGTTCACGCGAAAAACCTCACCTGTTCTAACTGCCACACCGTTCATGCCATGGATGCCAAAGTGCTGAGCTTTGATCACAAGCAGAAGATAAAGCTGTGTGTCGATTGCCATTCCGATTTCAAAGCGAAGGAAGAGGAGAAATAA